From the genome of Longispora fulva:
TACGGGCGGCGGACTGGCTGGGCTGAGGCGCACCGGGCTCGCGCGGCGGGCGTTCGCGGCACCGGCTGCGGCTCGCGGCGGTCCTCGGGACACCGGGTCCCGGCCGGCGCTGGCACGGCGGAGCGCCGGGCCTGGCGCCGGCGCGGCGGGCGTGACGCCGGACACCCGGGGTCGGGTGGGGTGGGACTCCGGCTGTCCGGGGCGGCCGGAAGTGGTAGGCATAAGTCATGCAGCCGGGACGAGGGAGACGCCGATGAGGCAGTGGAAATCATTGGAGGCCATCGACGCGATGGCCACCACCCTGCACCGACGACACGTCGACAGGAGCGGAGAGCCGTACATCGAGCACTGCCGGGCCGTGGCGCGGATGACCGCGGAGAACGGCGGGACGCTCGTCCAGCAGATGGCGGCCCTGCTGCACGACTCGGTCGAGGACGTCGACGTCACCCTCAAGGAACTGATCGACCTCGGGGTCGCGCCGGAGGTGGTGGTACTCGTCGACGCGATGAGCCGCCGGCCGGAGGAGTCCCAGCAGGACTACCTCAACCGGCTCGTCACCACCCCGGACGCGATCCTGATCAAACGGGCGGACATCGCGCACAACTCCAGCCCGGAGCGGCTCGATCATCTCGACGGGGCGACACAGGAGCGGCTGCGGCTCAAGTACGCGGCGGCGACGGCCACCCTCGACGCCGCGGACCCGCGCTGACGGAACCGTTTCCGACGGGTCGCGCCCCGGGTCGGCACGGCAGTCTGTTCCGGTCGCGCGGACGACGGTCGGGCGCGGACAGCGGTCAGGCGTTGACGGCGGTCAGGGTCGCGAGGATGTCGCACAGCCGCTCCGCCTCGTCCTGCCACGCGTCGAACTCGATCCGCTCCCCCGCGACCGTGACCCCCACGGTCGTCAGCAGCCCCAGCTCGTGGGTGCTCGCCTCCGACATCTCGGCAACCGGCAGCGTACGTCCACCCAGGACGAACCGGTCCGCCCACAGCTCGGCGTCGACGAACTCGCCGGCCACGTAGGCCCGGCAGCGGAACATGGCGTCGTTCATTGTGTTTCCCCCAGCGTGATCCCCATGACAGTTGTCCGGGGGATCTTGCCACACACTGTCCACTACCGTCAGTGAAGAAACCGACAGTCCATCTCGGCCGGAGCCCCCCGAATCGTTACAGTGTGCTACGACAAACACGGTGCGTGACGAATTCGGCGGGACCGTGGGCGGAACCGGCGGGACCGTGGCAGCGAGCGGCGAAACCAGGGCCGGGAACCGGGTGAGATCCGCCGGAGGCGGAAGCCCGACCGGGGGCTCCGCACCGAAGCCCTGATCGCCTGAGCGGCGACGTCGTCGAAGGTTCGCATCTGTACGTGACGGGGCAGGACTATGCGAGGCGGACGAGTTCACCACACGTGAGGCCCGCCGCAACCGCGAACCACTCGATGGCCTGGACCGGGATCGGATCTCCGCATGCCGCAGGACGACCGACAGCTCGCGGAGATCGGAGCCCGGACGAATCTCCTGAACCTCCCACAGCGTGTTCTGCCCGCAGCACCGCGCCGGCACGGGACACGTCTCCCCCGGCCAGGGTCGTCCCCAAGCTCAGCATGCTTGTCACCGCAACTCCTCACCAGGGCGACTATCCGGCCCGGCCCGGGACGAGCTCCGGCCAGCGGTCCCCCGCAAGCGGGGCCCGGTCAGTCTCGGCACCGGCATACGTCGAACCTTGGGCCACGCCCCTGAATCGGGCTCAGCCCTACGCCAGGGCTGCGGCGCGGGCCACGAGGTCGCGGCGACGGCGACGCACCACCCGGAGCACCACGACCACGAACACGGCGAGTGCCACGAGCCCCAACGGCAGCCACGGCGGCGCCCACACCGACCCGGACCCGGTCGCCCCGGCGATCCGGCCCTCGGCGCTCACCGGGTTGAACGTCACCAGGGCCGTCAGCTGGCCGAGCGGCGCCACTCCGGCTATCTTGCGAGTCACGGCGATCTCGGAGCCGGGCAGCATCTCGGGGATCGGGACGTCACCGGTCTCGCCGAGGCCGATGCCCAGCGGAGCACGGGCCCGCACGTTGGCGGCGCCGGCGACCCGAACGTTGCCGGAGTTGCGGATCCAGTAGGTGACGGTCATGTCGCCGCCGGCGAACGGGTTCCACGGGTTGTCGTACTCGACCTTGACCGAGGACACCTCGGCGAACGGGCGCACCGGGCCCTCGACCCGGACGTAGACCCGGGCCGCGACCCGCTTGTCCACGTTGATCTTCTTGCCGTCCGCGCCGGTCTGCTCCTCGCTGAGCGAGGCGACGATGCCGCCCGCGTGGTCGCCGGGCGTGACCGTGGCGGGGATGGTCAGCCGAAACGCGATGTCGAGCCGCTTGCCGACCCCGATCGTGTACTGCTTGGGCGCCAGGTCCGTCCAGGTCCCCAGGTCCTTGGGCTTCTGCACGGCGGTGAGCAGGCTGTAGGCGCCGTCATTGGCCGTGAACGCGTCGGTGGGGTAGACCGACAAGGTCAGTTCGCGTGAGCTGAGGTTACTGATGCCCACATAGTCGAGGATCTGGTGCCCCGGCGCGGCCTTGTACTCGAAGGCGCCGCGGCCGTTGGGCCCCTGTTCGGAGGAGGGCTGCACGGCCCATCGCACCTCGTCGGCGGCGTGCGCCGGGGCGGGGACGAGCACCGCGAGCAGCGCGAGTACACAGAGGATCAGGAACCGTCTCATGGCAGCACTCCGAGTAGAACGAGGTAAAAAGGCGGAGGGGTCCGAGGACCCCTCCGCCCCCTTGTCCCTAGGCCAGGGTCAGGGTGAGGGTCGCGCTGTAGCTGCCCGGAGCGGTGGTGTCCGGGATGTTGAGGCTCAGGTTCGCACCGCACGTGAACGTGCCGGCGCTGCTGTTCGCCACGGCCTTGCAGAGGGTCTTGGCGGTGCCGAGACCGTTCGGAGCGGAGGAACCGGCGACGACCGCGCCCGAGCCGCTGACCTTGCTGGCCGACGGGGCCCAGCCGAGGTTGTCGGCACCGATGACGCCGGTACCGGCGTTCTTGAAGTCGTCCACCTGGCCGACCAGGTTCCAGCCGGCGTTGGTGCCCCGCAGGTCGACGACCTTCGCGGCGTTGAGCGCGCCGGTGGCGGAGCCACCGACGATGCCGCCGGTCAGGGTGACGGCGTTGCCGGCCAGCTCCAGGGAGAAGGCGCCCGGCGCGACGTCAGCGGTGATCGTCTGCGGCTTGGAGATGCTGCCGGCCACCGGGTTGATGGTGTACGACTGCGCCGACGAGACCGACGGCTTGTAGGCCGCGGCGTCCGCCGGGATGAACGCGGCGGTCAGCGAGAACGTGCCGACCGGGAGCGTCGTGGTGGACAGGGTCGCGGTGCCACCGACGACCGGCGAGGTGCCGACGACGGAGGTGCCCCGACGGAACTCGACGGTACCGGCGGCGGTGTTCGGGGAGACCGTGGCGGTGAACGTCACGTTCGTGCCCGAGGTGACCGGGCCGGCCGGCGCGATGCCGAACGCGGTGCCGGTGTCCTGGGCCGGAGCGGCCGTCTTGACCGACCAGGTGGTGCCCACGACCTTGATGTCGGTCATGAACAGGTCCGGGTGGTCACCCTGGGTCTCGCTGGTGCACACGACGACGACGGTGTAGTCGCCGGCCGCGGGCGCCGTGCCGCCGTTGGAGGTGGTGAACGACCGGTTGGCGCCGATCGTGAACGGCGCGGTGTCGTAGCCGCCGGCCGACTGCACCTTCTGCAGGTTGTTGTACGGGCCGCCGACCTTACCGACCTTGAGCGTGGCGTTGGTGCCGTACCCGGTGGGGCACGCCGCCGACGTGGTAGCCCCTGTGAACATGACGGCGTCGTTGACGTCGCCGCTCGTCTGCGACAGCGTCAGCGTGCCCAGCGGAGCAGCCTGGGCCGGCGCGGCCAGCGCGAGCGCCGCGGCGCTCGCCAGGACCGTGGCGGACACGAGGGCCGCCCCCCGCGCGAACAGGGACTGAGTACCCTTCATCAATCATCTCCTCTGAACGGAACAGATCCGAAACGATCTGTGCCTACGGTCAGGTTCGTCAGCGGTGGTGGCTGTGCGTGCAGGCCAACCTCTACGCCGGACATGCGCCAGGGAAACTCGCGATGACGCGGCCTAACCAAAACGCCCATGTACGTAGTCATGGGTGCGCGGGTCGACCGGGTTCTCGAACATCTCCGCCGTGGTGCCGTGCTCGACGATGACCCCGGGTGTACCGGCCTCGGCGAGGAAGAAGGCGCACTGGTCGGACACCCGGGCCGCCTGCTGCATGTTGTGCGTGACGATGACGATGGTGACCTCGGAGCCCAGCTCCGTGATGGTCTCCTCGATCCGACGGGTCGACGTCGGGTCCAGGGCCGAACACGGCTCGTCCATCAGCAGCACCCGGGGCTGGACGGCCAGCGAACGGGCGATGCACAGGCGCTGCTGCTGACCGCCGGACAGGCCGCCGCCGGGCTGGCGCAGCCGGTCACGGACCTCCTTCCACAGCCCGGCCTTCGTCAGGCAGCTCTCGACCAGGGCGTCCTTCTCGGTACGCGAGGCGCGCAGCCCGATCAGCTTCAGGCCGGCCACGACGTTGTCGTAGATAGACATCGACGGGAACGGGTTGGGCCGCTGGAACACCATGCCGATCTGCCGGCGGGCGTCGGTGATCCGCCGGGACTCGTCGTAGAGGTCCATGTCGTCGAGCAGCACCTCGCCGGCCAGGGAGGCACTGGGGACCAGCTCGTGCATGCGGTTCAGGATGCGCAGGAAGGTGGACTTGCCGCAGCCCGACGGGCCGATCAGCGCCGTCACCTGGCCGGCGGGCATGGTCAGCGACACCCGGTCGAGGACCTTGTGGTCGCCGAACCAGGCGGAGATCGACCGGGCGTCCAGCGTGGCGAGCTGGCTCGTCTCGAGGAGTTGCGTGGTCATGGACTGTCCTTAGAGGAGATTCGGGAGGAGCCGTACCAGGTGGTCGGCCACGGTGAGGCCCAGCGCGGTCAGCACGGGTACGCCGACGACCCACGCCTGGGCCCGGCCCCACCGGACCCGCGCCCACGCCACGCCGAACGCCGCGATCGTCAGCGCCTGGGCCCACAGCAGCAGCGGGGTCCACACCTCCGACTCGCCGGCCAGGGCGGTCTCCGACGCCGACAGCGCCGTGCCCTTCAGCGGCCGGGGGCCGTGCGGCTGGGCCGGGGTGGTCAGGTCTGCGTCGACCTGGATCACGTCGTCCGGCAGGAACGGCTGACCGGCCGCCGTCACGAGAACCAGCCGGCCGCCCGTGGTCGACGGCGGCGGTTCGAGGTCGCCGGACCGCCGGACTCCGAGCACCCGGTAGCTGTGCACGCCCTGCCCGGTCGTCACGGTCACGGTCGCGCCGCTGGACAGGAGGTCCAGGTCGCGGAACGGGGCGCCGTAGCTGGCCCGGCGGCCCATCAGGACACTCGTGCCGGCCTGGCCGGGGAACACGGTGTCCCGGCGGTGGCCGGGCCCACTCTCCAGCACGCCGCCGGCGGTGCCCTCGAACACCACCTCGTGCAGCCCGATGGCCGGGATCTCCAGGACGGCGACGGGAGTGCCGGGCTCGTACAGCCGGCCGGTCGTCTCGTCGAGCTGCCCCACCGGGGCGGTGGCCCGGGCGAGGTCCGCCCGGAAGTCCGCGTACGCCGTCTGCTGGGTGCGCTCGTGCCGGACATGCGACAGGAGGGCCACCTGGGAGGCGAAGCCGAGGGCGAGGACGGAGAGCAGGCTCAGCGCGGTACCCGGCAGATAGACCGCGAACCGGGGCGGGCGGACCGCCCGGACCACCTCGGGTGGGCCGGCCGGGCTGGACGCGGGCCCGGCGGCGTCGCCGGGCGGGGGCGAGTCGCCGCCGTCGGACGGGGCCAGCTCGGCGACGGTCTCCGTGGTCATGCCGCGCGCCGGCGGCGGCGGACCACCCATACGGCTCCGGCGCCCGCGCCGAGGAGGACCAGGCCGGCCGGGAGCAGCGGGCCGACCGACGTGCCCGTGGTGGGCAGCGGCCCCCCGGCGCGGGTCGGACCCGGCGTGCCGGTCGGCGTCGGACTCGCGACGTCCGCGTTGACCTGGGGCGCGGCGGTCGGCTGGGCGGCGGCGGGCTGGGTGCCGTCGACCTTCCAGGTGCTGCCGGTGACCGTGATGTGCGCGACGAACAGGTCCGGGTGGTCGCCCGCGGTGTCGCTCGTGCACACGACGACGACCTCGTACGCGCCGGGCGCCGGCGGAGCGTTCTCGTTGGACACCATGAACGAGCGGCTGGCGCCGATCGTGACCGGCGCGGCATCGTAGTGCCCGGCCGACTGGATCTTCTGCAGGTTGTTGTAGGGGCCCCCGACCTTGCCGACCTTGAGCGCCGCGTTCGTGCCGTAGCCGGCCGGGCACGCCGCCGACGTGGTGGCCGCCGTGAACATCACCGGGTCGGTGACACTCCCGCTGGTCTGCGACAGGGTCAACGTGCCGAGAGGCGCGGCCTGCGCGGGGCTGGCGAACGCCAGAACCGTCACAGCCGCGCCGAGGACGATCAGGGCTCTCATCAGGGTCACGCCTTTCGTCGACAGTGCTGGCGCGGCCCGCTGTCGGGCCGCGCCAGCACCGGTCATCAACTAGCTGTTGGCCTTGAGCCGGGTGTCGCCGCAGCCCTGGTGGAGCAGGTCCGCGAACGTCGAGCGGTAGCCGAAGCCGAAGAGCTCGATGGTCGGCTTCGCCGCGCACACGTAGGACGTCGAGCCGACGAACGTCGCCGCGATCACCGGGTCGGTGAGCTTGGTGGTCGGGACGACGTCGTAGACGTCGCGGACCAGCTCGGTGCGGAAGTTCACGTTGAGCACGCCGTTGGTGACGGGCGCCAGGTTGTTGACCCGGCCGAGGACGGCGGAGCCGCGACGGTCGGCGACGGTGACGCCGGTCTGGGTGAGGATGTTCGCGGCGTTGCCCTGGGCGATGAACTGGCCCGTCGAGAACGGCATCAGGTAGTCGTTGTGGTTGTCGAGGACCCGACCGTCGTGCTCCTGGATGGTGTTGTTCAGCGTCTGCAGGCACGGGTAGTCACCGGCGGCGATGTCCGCCTCGGTGACGCCCATCTTCGACAGCCAGAACGACCGGGTGCCCGAGCCGGACTGGACGAGCAGCGGGGTCACCGGGGTGCCACCCACGTTGGTGGTGAGGCAGCGGTAGATGCGCTGGAGCTGCACGTAGGTGAGGCTCGACGGCAGGTCGCTGTTCGCGTTGACCGCGTAGGTGACCGAGTCGACGCCGAAGGAGATGTAGGTGTAGGCGCCGGCCTCACCCGGGGTGCCGCCGCCGTAGCTGGACGACCGGGCGAAGTCCACGCAGCCGACGACGTTGGCGCCCTGGTACAGGCCGCCGGCCTCGCCGTTGGAGGCGCGCAGCGCGGTCCGGCCGTTGCCCGAACCGTCGGGGCGCTTGAAGTCGCAGTTCGCGGCCTTCGTCTTGATGTTGGTGTTGAGGGGACGGGCGTCGTAGGAGGCGATGACCTTGTTGTTCGAGCCGTCCTTGACCACCTCGCCCAGGCCGTTGAGCGCGTCCTGGGTGGTGTCGGAGCCGACGCCGGCCAGCTGGCGGTAGTCGCCCACCGGGTTCGGCTCGGCGGCGGCCGGGCTGGCCACGACGGCGAGGGCCAGGGCGGCCGCGCCGAGGCTGACGCCCAGCACCCTTCCAATGATCTTCACAGGTACTCCTCGTTCACAGGGGCAAGAGCCGAGATCATCGTTTCCCCGACTTGTGGTCGGGCCGCTTCGCCAACATGTAGGCCGAATGAATTCACGTCCGTCTCCGCCTACGGCTTTCCCAGCGCAACAGGGTCGGACCGGACAACGCGCCCACCAGGCCGGCGGTCAGGATCGCCACCCACGCCCAGCGGAGCAGTCCGACCGGCACCGACCGGGTCGAGCGCGCCGCCGGCACCGGGGTCTTGGCGCCCAGCGACGGGGCCGGCACGGCGACCTGCGGTACCACGCCGCGGTCGGGGGTGCTCTCCTCGACCTGCTCACCCGGCTCCGGCGGGTTGACCCACTTCTCCAACTGGTTGGCCATCGCGAGGGTCTGCGCCCGCAGGTTCTGCGGCAACGGCACGTACCCCGGCGGCAGCTGGCCCCGGGCCCGGCCCGGGTTCTGGCCGTCGGCGACGGCGTACCGGAGCATGTTCGCGAAGTCCTTGCGCGCCGCCGGTTCCTCGGAGGTGTCCGCCGCCGCGTAGGTGAGCATCGTCAACGGGTACGCCCCGGGGGCCTTCTTCTGCGGGTCGATCGTCAGCACCTGCGACCCTGCCGCCGAGGGGACCATCGCGGCGGCC
Proteins encoded in this window:
- a CDS encoding HD domain-containing protein: MRQWKSLEAIDAMATTLHRRHVDRSGEPYIEHCRAVARMTAENGGTLVQQMAALLHDSVEDVDVTLKELIDLGVAPEVVVLVDAMSRRPEESQQDYLNRLVTTPDAILIKRADIAHNSSPERLDHLDGATQERLRLKYAAATATLDAADPR
- a CDS encoding WxL protein peptidoglycan domain-containing protein, which translates into the protein MRRFLILCVLALLAVLVPAPAHAADEVRWAVQPSSEQGPNGRGAFEYKAAPGHQILDYVGISNLSSRELTLSVYPTDAFTANDGAYSLLTAVQKPKDLGTWTDLAPKQYTIGVGKRLDIAFRLTIPATVTPGDHAGGIVASLSEEQTGADGKKINVDKRVAARVYVRVEGPVRPFAEVSSVKVEYDNPWNPFAGGDMTVTYWIRNSGNVRVAGAANVRARAPLGIGLGETGDVPIPEMLPGSEIAVTRKIAGVAPLGQLTALVTFNPVSAEGRIAGATGSGSVWAPPWLPLGLVALAVFVVVVLRVVRRRRRDLVARAAALA
- a CDS encoding Ig-like domain repeat protein produces the protein MKGTQSLFARGAALVSATVLASAAALALAAPAQAAPLGTLTLSQTSGDVNDAVMFTGATTSAACPTGYGTNATLKVGKVGGPYNNLQKVQSAGGYDTAPFTIGANRSFTTSNGGTAPAAGDYTVVVVCTSETQGDHPDLFMTDIKVVGTTWSVKTAAPAQDTGTAFGIAPAGPVTSGTNVTFTATVSPNTAAGTVEFRRGTSVVGTSPVVGGTATLSTTTLPVGTFSLTAAFIPADAAAYKPSVSSAQSYTINPVAGSISKPQTITADVAPGAFSLELAGNAVTLTGGIVGGSATGALNAAKVVDLRGTNAGWNLVGQVDDFKNAGTGVIGADNLGWAPSASKVSGSGAVVAGSSAPNGLGTAKTLCKAVANSSAGTFTCGANLSLNIPDTTAPGSYSATLTLTLA
- a CDS encoding phosphate ABC transporter ATP-binding protein, whose amino-acid sequence is MTTQLLETSQLATLDARSISAWFGDHKVLDRVSLTMPAGQVTALIGPSGCGKSTFLRILNRMHELVPSASLAGEVLLDDMDLYDESRRITDARRQIGMVFQRPNPFPSMSIYDNVVAGLKLIGLRASRTEKDALVESCLTKAGLWKEVRDRLRQPGGGLSGGQQQRLCIARSLAVQPRVLLMDEPCSALDPTSTRRIEETITELGSEVTIVIVTHNMQQAARVSDQCAFFLAEAGTPGVIVEHGTTAEMFENPVDPRTHDYVHGRFG
- a CDS encoding sortase domain-containing protein, whose protein sequence is MTTETVAELAPSDGGDSPPPGDAAGPASSPAGPPEVVRAVRPPRFAVYLPGTALSLLSVLALGFASQVALLSHVRHERTQQTAYADFRADLARATAPVGQLDETTGRLYEPGTPVAVLEIPAIGLHEVVFEGTAGGVLESGPGHRRDTVFPGQAGTSVLMGRRASYGAPFRDLDLLSSGATVTVTTGQGVHSYRVLGVRRSGDLEPPPSTTGGRLVLVTAAGQPFLPDDVIQVDADLTTPAQPHGPRPLKGTALSASETALAGESEVWTPLLLWAQALTIAAFGVAWARVRWGRAQAWVVGVPVLTALGLTVADHLVRLLPNLL
- a CDS encoding LPXTG cell wall anchor domain-containing protein → MRALIVLGAAVTVLAFASPAQAAPLGTLTLSQTSGSVTDPVMFTAATTSAACPAGYGTNAALKVGKVGGPYNNLQKIQSAGHYDAAPVTIGASRSFMVSNENAPPAPGAYEVVVVCTSDTAGDHPDLFVAHITVTGSTWKVDGTQPAAAQPTAAPQVNADVASPTPTGTPGPTRAGGPLPTTGTSVGPLLPAGLVLLGAGAGAVWVVRRRRRAA